The nucleotide sequence TTATTTGGGACGCCCCAAACCGTAACGGCCACCATCCGCAGCGTGCGCGAGCACAGTGATGTGGACGACTATTTCGACATCCATCTGGGCTACGAGGATAAAATGGTCATCATCAAATCGAGCCTGTTGGTGTATGAAAACAGCCTGCGGTACTCGATCCACGGCACCAAGGGTACCTTCATCAAACGGGGGCTTGATGCCCAGGAAGAAACGCTCCGCAAAGACGTACTACCCGACGTGGAGAACTGGGGCGCCGAACCCGAAGACCGCTGGGGTACCCTTTATAGCGATCATTTTACAGGAATCATCCCCAGTGAAGCGGGTGATTACATGGCGTTTTATGATTCGGTGTACGATGCCATTGTGAACGGCCAGGAGTTAGCCGTAAAGCCCGCGGAGATTCTGCGCACTACGCGCGTCATCGACCTGGCTTTCGAAAGCAACGAACGGCAAACTACGATTAGCTACTGAATAGCCTGGGATTAGGTGCTGGATGTAGGACGTTGGATTTTTGACGTTCAGTAATTGACCCTAAAAAATGGGCTGCGCCAGGTGGGCAGCCCATTTTATAGGATGAAAAGAAAGTCAGAAATGTAGGGTACCCTTGAAAAACGTACTTACAAGGCCAATAATTACACCAGTCCCAGCTCTTTGCCAATCGACTGTACCTTATCTTTCAACCCCTCATACACCGCATCGAAATCCTCGTTTTTATCCAGGTTGGCACGAACGCCGACGTAGAATTTTATTTTAGGCTCGGTACCCGATGGGCGGCAGGTAAATTTGGTGCCGTCATTGGTAAAAAATTGGAGTACATTGGACGGCTCGATGCCCATTTTGCCCGATGGGATGCTGAACACGGTACCCTGGCGCATGTCCGTATTGGTGAGGGCCTGGTAGTCGTCCATCCGGATCACCGGCGCCCCGCCCAGGGTCTTGGGTGGATTGGCCCGAAAATCGGCCATCATCTGCTGAATTTCCTCAGCTCCGCTCTTGCCCTTTTTGGTAATCGAAATCAGGCCTTCATAATAGAAGCCATATTGCTTATAGATTTCCATAAGCATATCGAACAGGCTCAGTCCTTTGTCTTTGGCGTAAGCCGTCAGCTCGGCGATGATGGCGCAGGAGGCGATGGCATCCTTATCGCGAACCGCATCGCCGATCAGGTAGCCGTAGCTTTCTTCTCCCCCACCAATGAACTCTTCCAGGCCTTCTTTTTCGCGGATGACCTGGGCAATGTATTTAAAACCCGTCAGCGTATTATAGCACTTCACGCCGAAGCCATCAGCCATATTGTCAATCAGGTCGGTCGTCACAATGGTCTTGCAGACAAACTGATGGCCGGTCAATTTTCCCGCCTCTTTCCAAGCTGACAACAGGTAGTAAATCAGCAGACTGGCCGTCTGATTTCCATTGAGCAGTTGCAGTTCGCCGTGGTGGTTCTTGGCCCCAATTCCCACGCGGTCGGCGTCGGGGTCGGTACCCAGGATCAGGTCGGCGTCAATCTCCCGGGCTTTTTCCAGGGCCAGGCTCATGGCTTCGCTCTCCTCAGGATTGGGGTACACTACCGTCGGAAACTGCCCGTTGCCGTTGGGTTCGGCCTGTTCTTTGATCACGGTCACGTTTTCAAAACCCATCGCGGCCAGGGTACGGGGTACCAGGCTCACCCCCGTGCCATGGATCGGGGTATACACGATTTTGGTATCCTTCTGCCGCTTGATGGCATCTTTTGAAATCGAAAGGGAAAGGATGTGATCGACGTATTTTTTATCAATTTCTTCGCCAATGCTGTGGATCAATTCAGAATTACCCTCAAATTTGATTTGATCCACGGAAGTGATGGCATTGACTTCCTGGATTATATTGTGGTCGTGCGGGGCTACCACCTGCGAGCCATCCACCCAGTAGGCTTTATAGCCATTGTATTCCTTAGGGTTGTGTGAGGCGGTGACCACTACGCCACTATGGCAGTCGAGTTCACGGATGGTGAACGAAAGCTCAGGGGTAGGACGCAGCGACTCGAAGCGGTAGACCGTGATGCCATTGGCCGAAAAAATATCCGCAATAATCTGAGAAAATTCGTCCGACTTGATGCGGGAATCGTAGGCAATGGCCACCCGGATGGTTTCATTGGGAAAGGCTTTGTTGAGGTAGTTGGCCAGCCCCTGCGTGGCCGCTCCCACGGTGTAGCGGTTCATGCGGTTGGAGCCAATGCCGATCAGGCCCCTTAGTCCGCCGGTTCCGAACTCCAGATCCTTGTAGAAAGCGTCGGTCAGCTCGGTATTGCTTCCCTCATCAATCAGTTTTTGAATAGCGGTTTTTGTTTCCTGATCATAATTACCTGTCAGCCAGGAATTGACTTTATCTTCTACGTTTTGTTCCAGTTGTACGGCCATTTTTTAGTTGAAAGTTGAAAGTGGACAATCGACAGTAGCTCCCCGATTCATATCGAATCTTTTGAAAGCCTTCTGTGCTTCGTATTTAAAGTACCCCGCCGGACAATTCTCATCCTTTATCCACCACTAATTTCTCCATTTCCATCCGCGCATCGGCTTTCAGAGCGGCGGCTGATTTGGCCTTGGCCTGCGCCGTTTTCAGAATCAGTTCGGCCACAAGTCCCGTCCAGCCGGTTTGGTGGGCTGCCCCGCATCCCCGGCCGTTGTCGCCATGGAAATATTCGTAGAACAGGATATAATCCCGGAAATGGGGGTCGGTCTGTAGTTTCTCATTGGTACCAAACGCAGCCCGACGGTCGTCTGCATCCTTTTTGAAGAGGCCAATCAACCGATCGGCCATGCCCATGGCTACTTCGTCGATTGTGGTAATATTACCCGAATTGGTAGGGTACTCTACTTCATAATCGTCACCGTAGTAGGCATGAAATTTCATCAGGGAGTCAAAAATCAGGTAGTTCAGCGGAAACCAGATCGGGCCCCGCCAGTTGGAATTGCCACCCATGATGTCGGTCAGGGCTTCGGCCGGCGTGTAGCCTACCTGAAGTACCTCGCCATTGATGTAGAATTTGTAGGGGTTCTCCTCGTGGAATTTGGACATGGCGCGTATGCCGTAATCCGACAGGAACTCCTCCTTGTCCAGCATGCGCTTCATGATCATTTTCATGCGGTGTCCCCGCAGAATGGCCAGCAGACGGTTCTCCCCTTTTCCCGACTCAAACCACCGCGAAATAAGGCGGGCCAGGTCGGGCCGATTGGCCAGAACCCACTCCACGCGGCGCTTGAAGATGGGCATTTTATCCAGCATCTGAGGGTCCAAGATTTCCACGGCAAATAGCGGGATCAGGCCCACAATGGAACGTACCTTCAACAGTATGCTTTGTCCGTTAGGTATGTGGATCACATCGTAGTAGAATTGATCATCCTCGTCCCACAAACTAATGGTGGAGTTTTTGTCGCCCATCGCCTCCATCGCCCCGGCAATGTACAGGAAGTGCTCAAAAAACTTGGAAGCCATATCCTGATACACAGGCTGTTTCAGCGAAATCTCCACCGAAATACGCAGCATATTCAGCGTGTACATGGCCATCCAGCCCGTAGCATCGGCCTGTTCGAGTTTGCCGCCGAAGGGCATGGGCGTAGAGCGGTCGAACACGCCAATGTTGTCCAATCCCAGGAAGCCTCCGCTGAATATGTTGTTTCCGGTGTCGTCTTTCTGGTTGACCCACCAGGTAAAGTTGAGTAGTAGTTTGTGGAATATCTTTTCCAGAAACTCCACATCCCCTACCCCGTCATTCTGTTCACGGTCGATTTCATAGACCTTCCAGGTAGCCCAGGCATGCACCGGAGGATTCACATCCGAGAAATTCCACTCATAGGCCGGAATCTGGCCATTGGGATGCATATAGTATTCACGAAGCAGGATTTCCAGCTGACGCTTGGCAAAATCGGCATCTACCCGGGCCAACGGAATACAGTGGAAGGCCAGATCCCAGGCCGCAAACCACGGGTACTCCCACTTGTCGGGCATCGAAATAAGATTGGCCGCGTACAAGTGCTTCCAGCCCGAATTCCGGCCCCACTTGCGCCCGTAGGCGGGCTCAGGATGCGAGGGGTCGCCTTTCAGCCATTCGTACACGTTGTAGTAGTAAAACTGCTTGCTCCACAACATTCCGGCGTAAGCCTGCCGCTGAATGGCGAGCAGCTCGGGGTCCTTGACATCCTTCTGAATTTCGGCATAAAATTCGTTGGCTTCCCGGATTCGTTTGTCAAACATGTCATCGAAGCCCCCGAAAGGTTCCGAAATGGTGTGATTGACCAGTCGCATCCGGATCGAGATACTTTCGCCTCCCTTGACGATCCGCGAAAACCGACCGGCGGCTTTGGTACCGATATGGTTCGGATTCACGGTAGCGCTCTTGCGGCCACTGATGACATAGTCGTTGATACCGTCCTTAGGATACGCCGTGCTATTGGCTGTCCCGTAGAGTTTTTTGAAATTCGTTTCATTCTCACAAAACAGCAATTCGTCCGTCTTGTCAAGATATAGATTGTATTTGCCGTGCTTCCGGTGGTTCACCTCGATGATTCGGTTGGCCATGCCGTTCATGATGGGCTTGTAGTCGAAGGCAGGGTACCCCCACGACCAGGTGTTCCGAAAGGCAATGGTAGGCAGAATGGTGATCGGAGCGTCCTTATGGCTCCGGTTATGCACGGTCACGCGGATGTAGATATCCTCTTCATCGGCCTTGGCATACTCCATGAAAATGTCGAAATACTCGTCCTTGTCGAATATGCCGGTATCCATGATCTCGAATTCTGGCTCGTTTTTTCCCCGCCGGGCGTTCTCCTGGCGTATTTTTTCGTAGGGAAACAAGGTCTGGGGGTACTTGTAGAGCATCTTCATGTACGAGTGCGTGGGGGTACTATCCAGGTAATAGTACATTTCCTTGACATCCTCGCCATGATTGGCTTCGGTATTGGTAAGGCCGAAGATGCGCTCTTTCAGCATCTTGTCCTTATGGTTCCAGAAAGCAAAGGAAAAACAGATGTGCTGCTTGCTGTCCGAGAGCCCTCCGATCCCCTCCTCGCCCCAGCGATACGCCTTGGACCGGGCCATCTCGTGGGTGATGTAGTTCCAGGCATCACCATTCCGACTGTAATCCTCGCGCACCGTACCCCACTGCCGTTCCGATAGGTAGGGTCCCCACTTCTTCCAGCCTTTGTTTTCTTTTTGGAGGGTAAGTCTTACTTTTTCTGCGCTACTAGCCATATTGTATCGGTGAATTGATCCCGGAGAGTTTGTTTGCCCAAAGTTTTACTCAGTCAGTGGACTTACTAAAAACGAAACAAACTCTTTAAACTTTTGAAGTTCACAAATAAAGAGGTTTTGCGAAGGGATTGTTACTGAATTGGTGAAATAAAGCGTGAACAAATTCTAATCACCCAAAATTGTCCAACTTTCTATGTTTTCGATACCATCCAGAGAAACCACCCGTTTGACTGAATAGTCGACCTTTCCGGCGTAAAAGGCTGTGAGTGAATCACCCTCCCGAGCGGTTTGCACCAGTACAGGGTCACGTTCACGCCCGCACTCCCGGATCACATCCTCCACGTATTCCTTGAACATGAGTTGTACCGGCAACCGGAAATATTCCCCGGAACTGATTTCCAGCACGGGCACGGCTTCATGGGTACCTCCCGCACAAATCAGGCCGAATTCGCGTTGGGCCTGCTTATAACCCGCATCGTTGGCTTTGACCAGCAGCCCCTGCCGGGGCAAAGTCCGCTCGGCGCCCGCCTTTATTTTCTTGTCCAGGGCGGTCAATTGCTGCCGCAAAGTCCAGGTACCTTTACCCGTCCGAATGCGTTCGCGGATGGATTGCCGGATGAAATAGGTAAGCGCCTGCGTCACGTTCAGACCAATCTCAGCCATCTGCTTAAAGATGAGCGAGGTAGGCGACATGCCCGGAATGGTGTTGGGATCGTGAAGCAATACGGTACCCTCAGGGGTCAGGAAACCGTCGATCCGGGCGCAAACGTTGATGCCTAAACGCCCGAACACCGTGGCTATGTTCTGCCGGATTTTTTGATTATTTTCCTGGGATGTATCGACCGGAATGCGTTTCCGGGTAGCCCCAGGCTTATATTTTGAGTTAAAGTCAAAAACCTCTACGACCTTGATCACTTCCGTCGGAGGCAGTGCCAGGGGGGTACCCTCGTCGAGTTGCAGACAACCGCACGAAAACTCCTGTCCGCGTACGAAGGTTTCCAGCAGTACCTGATCTTCAGCATTGCTGCTGGATATGGTGACTCGGTTTTTAACCTGGGCAAAACTATGATCAAGAAGCTCTATCAATGCGTCGGGATGGAAGATTTCCTTACCCTCGACTATTACTGGAAAGCCGATCCCTTCGTCCAGATTGGCCAGGCGCTGCGCCCAATTCTGTTTATCGGTTTTTGTAAGATCCGCCCATTCGTCTGCGGATAATTCCAGTTGGAAAAAGCATTGATTGATGGCCTGCACGAATGAAGAAAAATCATCTTTCTGCACGATGGCTACCCCGATGCTCGATCCCTGGTGCGGAGCTTTCACCACGATCGGGATACCCAGTTCGTTCTTTATTTCTTCGAATACTTCTTCCCGATTCCGGCTTTGCCAATCCGCATACGTAAGTACCCCCATTTTTTTCTGCTGGCCGTTGGCGAGGGCAATCATTTCATTTTGCAGGATTTTGTCGATTCCCACCGCTGAGCCCATTAGCCCCGGACCGCTGTACGGAATGCGGTACCATTCCAGAAGGCCCTGGATGGCTCCATCTTCACAGTCGGGGCCGTGCATGGCTAGAAAAGCAAAGTCGAAATGGTGCTTGAAATCCTGAGGAATGAGAAGTTCGCCTACCTCTGCGGGCAAGTCCGCTGTGGCTAACTCCGGATACGACTCCGCGTAGAGACGGTATCCTTCCTTTTGATAGGTAGCCTGTGGAAAGAAGTCGCGGATTTCTTTTTGATAAAGTACCTCGGTCTGAACCTTGATGAAACGTCCGAAGCTATCCACAAAAATGGGAACGGGCTCAAAAATGGTTTTGTCGAGATGTTCAAAAGCAGTTTTGCCCCCGGCGAAGGAAATCTCGCGCTCGCGGGACGGTCCCCCGAAAAAAATGCCAATGCGCATGGTTTGCGTTGATTAGTAACGAAACCGCAAGATAAGGGGAGATTTTTAATAGAAAAGTGAAACGGGGTCGCCCGGGCGATGGAAATTAATTTCCATCGCCCGGGCGACCCCGTTTCCATCGGTTATTTTCACCTAGACCAGGCTGGGTACATTGACGGCTTCCACGCGTAGTACATTCGGTACAGCCTTGCGAATGGACTCTTCCAGACCGGCGCGGAAGGTCATGGCATTCATGGGACAGGTTTGGCACGATCCCATCAATTCTAGACGGACAATGAGGTCGTCTGTTACTTCAGCCAGCTTCACATTACCACCGTCGGCCTCCAGGTAGGGACGTACGGAGTCAAGCGCGTTTTCGATCAGGCCTTCAATCTTGTTTCTTTCTTCTGTGATCATGGGGTATAAATATGCGCTAAAATGCACTTTTTTCTCTAAAAATCAAACTTTTGACCGATCGGTTCCTTAAACCCGCATCTCCACTACCTTGGTTTTTTCCAGGCCGGCGTTGCGGATCGCCACCTGCTGCGCCAGGGCTTCGGCCGCATCACGAAATGCCTCCGTGCCCACCGATTCGGTATTCATTACCGCCGGGCGGCCTTCGTCGCCCGCTTCGCGGATGCTCTGCACCAGTGGAATCTGCCCCAGGAAAGGTACCTGATAGCGTTCGGCCAACTTCACACCCCCACCCTGTCCGAAGATGTAATACTTGTTGTCGGGTAGTTCGGCGGGCGTAAAGTAGGCCATGTTTTCTATAACGCCCAGAATGGGTACGTTGATCTGCGGCTGCCGGAACATGGCCAGTCCTTTATTGGCGTCGGCCAGGGCTACCTTTTGGGGCGTGGTCACGATCACGGCTCCCGTGACGGGTACTGTCTGGACCAGCGTGAGGTGAATGTCGCTCGTGCCGGGCGGTAGGTCGATCAGCAGATAATCCAATTCGCCCCAGTCGGTATCGCCAAAAAACTGTTTCAGCGCCTGGCTCGCCATCGGGCCCCGCCACACCACGGCGCTATCCGGGGGCGTCAGGAAACCAATGGAAATCATTTTGATGCCGTACTGCCGGATCGGATTGATGTAGTTCTTGCCGTCTTTGGGCGTAATGGTCGGTTGCAGGTCTTCGGCACCAAACATGACGGGGATGGATGGACCGTAAATATCGGCATCAATAATCCCCACTTTGGCACCTGAGCGGTGCAGTGCCAGGGCCAGGTTGGCCGTCACGGTCGATTTACCTACCCCGCCCTTGCCCGAAGCAATGGCAATCACGTTTTTCACGCCCGGAATCACCGAAGCCCCGCTGCGGGTGGAGGTAACGTCGGCCGTGAGATTGACTTTCACATCGATGTCAGAAGAAAGTTGAGTGTGGATTGCCTCCACGCAACTCCTGCGGATGAGCTCTTTGAGCGGACAGGCGGGGGTGGTAAGTACCACCGTAAAACTCACCTGGTTGACACCCACCTCGATGTCCCGAATCATGCCCAGCGTCACCAGGTCTTTTTTCAAATCCGGTTCCTGTACGGTGCTCAGTGCCTGTAAAACCTTCTCTTTATTGATTGTAAATTCTCCCATGGTACTTCTTCTGCGCTACGGACTTTATCTGGTAAGCGATGAGGGTTAAATGTTCCAAAAAGGTAACACGTTTATTTCCTATTGAGTTTTGGTCTGGCCTGGAAATTCACGAAGCTTATCTTCGATTTGTTTCATTTCCGGGGATACAGGCAGGGTTTCGGCCATTTTTTCCAGACGACTTTTTACGTTGATCAAAAGTAGCCGGTAGCTTTCGGTCAACCCGTGCTGGGGCCGGTGCGCCATCATCTTCCGCACTTTGTCCCACTCTTCCAGCCCTTCCCGAACCGATGAGTCCAGGTAGCTTTCCGCAAATTTTTGAAAAATATACTCTTCGGCCCAGGTACTGGGATGAATCAGGTCATCTTCATAAAAACGGTAGTCGCGCAGATCGTCCAGCATCATTTCGTAGCTGGGGAAGTAGCTCACATTCGCATGCTGCTCGGTCAGGCGGTGGCAGAGCAGCCGCAGCACCGATTTGCTGACCTGATTGAGCGGCAGCGTATCGCGGGTATGCCGTACCGGGCTGACGGTTAGGATCACTTTACGGGTATGTTTCAGCGCGCGAAGTACATTGCTCCACAAGTTCAGCAGTTGCTCGTAGCCCAATAGCTCTTTCACAAATTCATTTTGGGGCGTTTTGTGGCAATTGGACACGAGCGACAGGTTCTTCTTATAACGGTACACATAGGCGGTACCAAACGTAACCACCAGTACTTCGGAGGTATTCAAAAAATCCCGGACCCGGGCCAGGGTACCCTTCAATTGCTCTTCCAGGGCTTCGCGACTATCCGCCCAGAAAGTAGAGTGAAAATCATAATGCAGCCAGATTCCGTCGGCGTTCTGGACGTAAAGTTCTTCATTGGGAGGGGTACCTTCCAGTGCCATCGTCAGTAACTTGGCAATAGAATAGGGATTGAATACCGTGCCGAATGGATTGTTCAGGACCGGCAGTTTATACTCGGAGAGTTGACTGCCCAGTACCTCAGCGAAGCAAGATCCCACCGTAAGCACGGGTGTTTGGTAGTCGATTTTCCAGTCCGATGGATTTACAGGTACTTCGGTGCGAATATGTAAGGACTTCATTAACTTTGAATTTAACTTTTCGAACAAACTAGATTCCTATGCGCCCCCTAGCCCTCCTGTTGATTTTCTCCCTGAATGTCTACGCCGCCTGTCAGCAGAAAGAAGGAACCACACCCGCGCCGGCAGTCTCCACTCCGACGCCACCGACTTCTCCCAAGGAATATACATTCAGCGACACGCCCACGTGGCAGGATGAATTCGAGTACAGCGGAAAGCCCGACCCAGCCAAGTGGGGCTATGAGTTGGGCGGCAGTGGATGGGGTAACAACGAACTGCAAAACTACACCAACAATTTGGAAAACGCCCAGGTGAAGGATGGTCATCTCGTAATTACGGCTCGCAAAGAGACCTCCGGCAACCGGCAGTTTTCCTCCGCCCGGCTACTCACAAAAGGCAAAGGCGACTTCCTGTATGGCAAAATCGAGGTAAAAGCCAAGCTTCCGACGGGGGTAGGTACCTGGCCAGCCATCTGGATGCTGGCCTCGGATAGTAACTACGGTACGCAGTACTGGCCCGACAATGGCGAGATCGACATCATGGAACACGTGGGCTTTGACCAAAATAACGTGCATGCTAACATCCACACCAAAGCTTTCAATCATTCCATTGGTACCAATAAAGGAAACAATATCATCGTTCCGACCGCTTCCACGGAATTCCATGTGTACTCCTGTGAGTGGAAGCCCGACTACATGGCTTTCGCGGTGGATGGTAAGGAATACTTTCGGTTTGAACGGAATTCTGGCTACAACTGGACACAATGGCCCTTCGACCGCAAGCAGTTTCTGTTGCTCAATATCGCCGTAGGGGGTAATTGGGGTGGTCAAAAGGGAGTGGACGAAAATATTTTCCCGCAAAGCATGATTGTGGATTATGTGCGGGTATATGAGTTGGTGGAGAAGAAGTGAAATCCTTGTGTTGCAGCACCCATTTGTGAGATTGAGACACGGGGAATAAAGAAGAAGGTAGAAAAAATTGTTCGGCTAAGATAGCTATGCAGGAATTTTTGACAATCAGGCATTTCAGTCAGGAAGCACAGTACATAGAATTACTGAATGTACTGCAAACCCACGATATCCCCTACCTGACCGAAGAGTACCGGCAGCGCATCGACCCGATCAGCATGGTGACTCTGGCTCCCGAATTTATCGTTAAAGTGCAGGCCCACCATTTTTCAAAGGTTTCCGAATTGATGAACGAGCTGGCCGCTCAGGCTGTCCTACACGCCAGTGATGAGCACTATCTGTTTGATTTCAAAGACGAAGAACTTTTCGACATTCTGGCCAGCCCCGATGAGTGGTCGGCTTTCGACTATCAACTGGCCCGGCGGATTCTGGGCGAGCGGGGCATCGAAATTGATGCCAAGATGCTGGACTTACTAAAAAAATCCCGCCTGCAGGAGTTGGCGCAACCCGAAGAGAAACAAACGAATAGCCTGTGGGTAGCCTACTTTTTTGCGATTTTGGGTGGAGTGGTCGGCATCTTCATGGGCTGGCATATGCTGACCGCCCGCAAAACTCTCCCCAATGGCCAACGCATCTACATGTACCAGGCCAGCGACCGTAGGCACGGTCGCTGGATTATGGCATTGGGCCTGGTTATGCTGGTGATTTGGCTTTTATCAAAGCCCCTGGGAGGTAGCCTCTTTTAAACACTCGTACTAATTGGTATAGGGACCACAACTTTTCTACCCGCGCAAGCATGTTCCAAAACGAACAATGCAGACCGCCGAGGGGCCTGCATTGCTTCAAAACCTATATCGCCTATTCTAGGATTTTCCGTTGGTACTATCAGCCTCCGTGGTTTTAGACGCGGTTGTTTTGCGGGTAGCCGGCACGGCGGCCTTCCCGGTAGTGGTCGATGTAGCTGCCGCCGGTTTACGGGCACGGCTAGGACGGGACCGGGGGGCGGGAGTGGGTTTTGAAGGGGCCGGCGGTGCTGCCTGGCCGGTTACTGTCGAAACGGTATCGCTCGCCGATTTGGCCTTTTTCGCGGCAGCCCGAGCGGCATTCTTGTCGGCTTTGGTGGCGTTTTTCTTAGTCTTATTTGCTACTTTCTTTTGTTTGTCTTCGGCTTTTTTCTGTACCTTTTTGGTTGCCTTTCCGGCTTTCTTCTCTTCCTTTTTCACAAGTTTGGCCACTTTCTTCGCAAGCTTCTCGGCCGTTTTCTCAACCGACTTTTTCAATTTTTTCGACTCGGTCGTTAGCGATTTCAGCTTTTCTTCCAGCGTCGAGGCAATTTCAGTCGTTAGTTTCTTGGTTTTTGATTTCATGATGATCGTTTTGGTAGAATGGGACTACTTCGCAAGGAAGCTTTGGGATGAAAAAATCTACAAATACCTACGTATTTTTCCGTAAGAACAAAAATTTCGGGTTATTTTTATGTTAAGTTTTCCTCCACAAATTTCCACAGCACAATCCCGGCCGATACCGATACATTGAACGAATGCTTGGTGCCGAATTGCGGAATTTCCACACACATATCGGTAACGGCCAGCAACTCTTCGCTCACTCCCTCTACTTCATTGCCAAACACAAAGGCGTACTTTGCGGCGTATTTTGGTCGGAATTTATGTAAAGGTACGCTGTCCAGCGTCTGTTCTACCGCCACCAGAATATACCCCTCTTCGCGTAGATTTCGGACCAGCTCCAGGGTGTCATTCACTTTTTGCCAAGCCACCGCCCGCTCGGCCCCCAGAGCGCTTTTGGTAATTTCCCGGTGCGGAGGCGACGGCGTATAGCCACCCAGGTAGATGGTCTCGGCTCGAAAGGCGTCAGCGGTACGAAAAAATGAACCGACGTTGTTGAGGCTACGGATGTTCTCCAGCACAATGACAAAAGGAAACTTTTCGGCCTGCCTGAATTCGTCCACCGAAAGCCGGTTCATCTCTTCCATTGAACGTTTTTGCATGGCAATGGGAGATAGGATCTTGGATTGATGCGTCAAACTCAGGTCAAACCTACGATTTAATCCACACACAAAAAAAACGGCAAATCTATTTTGAAGTCCCCGGAGGTTCCTGTCATGCAGATGATCAGCGAAGGTAGCCGGTATTCATTCATAAAATATCC is from Salmonirosea aquatica and encodes:
- a CDS encoding glycoside hydrolase family 16 protein → MRPLALLLIFSLNVYAACQQKEGTTPAPAVSTPTPPTSPKEYTFSDTPTWQDEFEYSGKPDPAKWGYELGGSGWGNNELQNYTNNLENAQVKDGHLVITARKETSGNRQFSSARLLTKGKGDFLYGKIEVKAKLPTGVGTWPAIWMLASDSNYGTQYWPDNGEIDIMEHVGFDQNNVHANIHTKAFNHSIGTNKGNNIIVPTASTEFHVYSCEWKPDYMAFAVDGKEYFRFERNSGYNWTQWPFDRKQFLLLNIAVGGNWGGQKGVDENIFPQSMIVDYVRVYELVEKK
- a CDS encoding RNA methyltransferase; protein product: MQKRSMEEMNRLSVDEFRQAEKFPFVIVLENIRSLNNVGSFFRTADAFRAETIYLGGYTPSPPHREITKSALGAERAVAWQKVNDTLELVRNLREEGYILVAVEQTLDSVPLHKFRPKYAAKYAFVFGNEVEGVSEELLAVTDMCVEIPQFGTKHSFNVSVSAGIVLWKFVEENLT